Part of the Flavobacteriales bacterium genome, CTACAAACGCAAAACCTATATCGGCCTTATTCCTCTGTTCAGTCCTGTTAATTAAATAATGAAATTTAGAAAAGTCGAGCTTAGGATACCCATAGAGTCTTTGTAGCATACGAGATCAAGAAGAAAGATATGCTTAAGTTCATGAAGAAACAGGCAAAGCTCGACCAAAAGATCGACGACATCACGCGAAAGCGCATCGTGGAGATCATTGATGAGGAGTTAAAGCAGTACGAGGACGACTAGACCTCCTGAGTATTGCTGAGTTTGGCCGCCTTCTCCACGACCACATCCCCGGCATCGTTCGTATAGAACATCCGCTCGAAACGGCGGCCAAACTCGATTTCCTTTCCCGTATAGCTTTAACGTGCGTACACGGTCTGACTAAAGCTCTCGTCAAATCCTTTGAGCAATACCAACACCTCTCCTCCCCTCTGGGCGATCTCATCGCTCGTGCGCCCGTAGAACGGACTTTCTTCGTCAATTGGGTGCACCAAGGTCCAGTTCATGGGAAAAAGGTCACCTTGTCCAAGGTCAAGTTAAGCCGGTGATATCTGCGCTCAACGTGTCCGTCTACCATCACTTCCTCTTTAAAGATCACAGTAGCCTCCATTTCCATCAGCACATTGTGCCTCATGTTCACGATCCTGAACATAAGCGCGGTTCCTTCCTGAAATGGAGATACAACCGCCACTTTACTGAATCCAATCTGCGCTTGTGGATGACTAAATCGACCGTAGAGCAGTCCGGTAGCCAAAGCAAAACCCATGAGTCCGATCAAAGCTTCGAGAGAACTCACTAGTCCGGCTGCGCGCCCCATAGGCGAAATTGCTCCATATCCAACGGCAGTAAAGGTCTGAATACTGAAGTAAAACGCGTGCAGAAAGGCATCCAAGCCATTACTCGAGGGAGGAACACCTTGAAGGCTGTCCAGCTCAATGATCAGATAGATAATGGCAAAA contains:
- a CDS encoding ion transporter; this encodes MNYTIFDLMAVRAEQTSDPGLGQKHLGKSKRVINRDGTFNVRRDHTGDFFRDSYKWLIEMSWARFLGLIFGLYLLLNAFFAIIYLIIELDSLQGVPPSSNGLDAFLHAFYFSIQTFTAVGYGAISPMGRAAGLVSSLEALIGLMGFALATGLLYGRFSHPQAQIGFSKVAVVSPFQEGTALMFRIVNMRHNVLMEMEATVIFKEEVMVDGHVERRYHRLNLTLDKVTFFP